A single window of Methylomarinum sp. Ch1-1 DNA harbors:
- a CDS encoding SLC13 family permease, whose translation MDWQGWLSLALSAGALLTLILTRIGPHFVMMAVLTILSVSGVLSSQEALAGFSNSGLITVAAMFVVAAGMHSSGAVDLLVHHVLGNPGSVRSALARIFLPVVLLSGFLNNTPVVATLIPAIHTWSRRIGIAPSQLLIPLSYSAILGGTLTLIGTSTNLIVNGQYQTLTGETGFSLFSISAVSIPVVIVGLAFMWLFFPAWMPKREQNKAFANLREFTLEVSVADKGPLVGKTVEGAGLRNLKRIYLVEIERGGTVVTAVPSEERLQGGDRLVFAGDTEAISDLLRINGIVPSAENGHAQPLMNERAERRLVEAVVSPHCAAVGDAIRDARFRDRYGAVVLAVARNGERVKGNLGSIKLQAGDTLLLEARPAFVSRQRYNKDFLLINDLDTETPRHERAYLAWGILLVAVSAAGLGLISMLNAALLGAGLMIITGCCSVSQAERSLDLTVIITIAASFALGNALHKTGVAAFVAENMIDLSGGTPWLLLILTYIAVSVLTEVITNNAAAILMLPVVLEITGKAGLNDVPFVFAIMIAASASFATPLGYQTNLMVYGPGGYRFSDFLRVGLPMNAVIATVTLTVLLLGWPLAAP comes from the coding sequence ATGGATTGGCAAGGCTGGCTGTCATTGGCATTGAGCGCGGGGGCGTTATTGACGCTGATATTGACTCGTATAGGACCGCATTTCGTGATGATGGCGGTGCTGACGATATTGAGCGTCAGTGGCGTGCTTAGCAGTCAGGAAGCCTTGGCCGGATTCAGCAATTCCGGATTGATTACCGTGGCGGCGATGTTTGTCGTTGCGGCCGGTATGCATTCCTCGGGCGCGGTCGATTTACTGGTCCATCATGTGTTAGGAAATCCTGGTTCGGTGCGTTCGGCGCTTGCCCGCATCTTTTTGCCGGTGGTGTTGCTGAGCGGCTTTCTCAATAATACGCCGGTGGTCGCGACATTGATTCCGGCGATACATACCTGGTCGCGCAGAATCGGGATTGCGCCGTCACAGTTGCTGATTCCGTTAAGTTATAGCGCCATTTTGGGTGGGACGCTGACATTGATCGGCACCAGCACTAACTTGATCGTCAATGGTCAGTATCAGACGCTTACCGGCGAGACCGGCTTTTCCTTGTTTTCGATCTCGGCGGTCAGTATTCCGGTCGTGATCGTTGGCCTGGCGTTCATGTGGCTGTTCTTTCCCGCCTGGATGCCAAAGCGAGAGCAGAACAAGGCCTTTGCCAATTTGCGCGAATTCACGCTGGAGGTTTCGGTCGCCGATAAAGGCCCGTTAGTCGGCAAGACGGTGGAAGGGGCCGGCTTGAGAAACTTGAAGCGCATCTATTTGGTGGAGATCGAGCGTGGCGGCACCGTCGTCACCGCTGTCCCGTCGGAAGAAAGGCTGCAAGGGGGCGATCGTCTGGTCTTCGCCGGCGATACCGAGGCGATTTCGGATTTGCTGCGCATCAATGGCATCGTGCCCTCGGCCGAAAATGGTCATGCTCAACCGCTGATGAACGAGCGAGCCGAAAGACGGCTGGTGGAGGCGGTCGTTTCGCCGCATTGCGCCGCCGTTGGCGATGCGATACGCGATGCCCGTTTTCGCGATCGTTATGGTGCGGTGGTGCTGGCGGTGGCGCGCAATGGTGAACGGGTGAAAGGCAATCTGGGCAGCATCAAGTTGCAGGCGGGCGATACGTTATTGCTGGAGGCCAGGCCGGCTTTTGTCAGTCGTCAGCGTTACAATAAGGATTTTTTGCTGATCAATGACTTGGACACCGAAACGCCGCGTCATGAACGGGCCTATCTGGCCTGGGGGATACTATTGGTTGCGGTGAGTGCCGCCGGTTTGGGCTTGATCAGCATGCTTAATGCGGCGCTACTCGGCGCGGGCTTGATGATCATCACAGGTTGCTGTTCGGTTAGTCAGGCCGAAAGAAGTCTGGATCTGACCGTGATTATCACCATTGCAGCGTCATTTGCGTTAGGGAATGCGCTGCACAAAACCGGCGTTGCGGCTTTTGTCGCCGAAAACATGATCGATTTGAGCGGCGGCACGCCTTGGTTGTTGTTGATTCTGACCTATATTGCCGTGTCAGTGTTGACCGAAGTCATTACCAATAATGCAGCGGCGATTTTGATGTTGCCGGTCGTCTTGGAAATCACCGGTAAAGCAGGCCTGAACGACGTTCCTTTTGTCTTCGCCATCATGATAGCGGCATCGGCCAGTTTTGCCACGCCTCTGGGCTATCAAACCAATTTGATGGTTTATGGGCCAGGTGGGTATCGATTTTCCGATTTTTTACGCGTCGGTTTGCCAATGAATGCGGTGATAGCCACGGTCACGTTAACGGTATTATTGCTCGGATGGCCATTGGCGGCCCCTTAA
- the hemC gene encoding hydroxymethylbilane synthase codes for MAKKIIRIATRKSPLALWQAEHVATRLEQAFPEIKAELVTMVTRGDKLLDAPLAKVGGKGLFVKELEQGMLEGAADIAVHSMKDVPVEFPPGLHLSVILQREDPTDAFVSNHYGSLKDLPANARIGTCSLRRQCQVKERLPEAEILNLRGNVNTRLAKLDAGEFDAIILASAGLKRLGMEERIAESLDPADSLPAIGQGAVGIECRADDVVINTYLQALHDEETTIRLRAERAMNARLNGGCQVPIAGFAELDNGRLMMRGLVGKPDGSLVYRAEASGTPEQAEQIGLTIAEDLLAQGAAKILQEVYAQP; via the coding sequence TTGGCTAAGAAAATTATTCGTATTGCAACTCGTAAAAGTCCTTTGGCGTTGTGGCAGGCCGAACATGTCGCGACTCGTCTGGAGCAGGCTTTCCCGGAAATCAAGGCGGAGCTGGTCACGATGGTCACCCGTGGAGACAAGCTTCTGGATGCGCCGCTGGCCAAGGTGGGCGGTAAAGGTTTATTCGTCAAAGAATTGGAACAAGGCATGCTGGAAGGGGCGGCCGATATCGCGGTTCATTCGATGAAGGATGTGCCGGTTGAGTTTCCGCCAGGATTGCATCTCTCCGTGATTCTTCAGCGCGAAGACCCCACCGATGCATTCGTCTCCAATCATTATGGATCGTTGAAAGATTTACCCGCCAACGCCAGAATCGGGACCTGCAGCCTGCGTCGGCAATGTCAGGTCAAGGAACGTCTGCCAGAGGCGGAAATTCTTAATCTTAGAGGGAATGTCAATACCCGACTGGCTAAATTGGATGCCGGTGAATTCGACGCCATTATACTCGCCTCGGCGGGATTAAAGAGATTGGGCATGGAGGAACGCATTGCCGAATCGCTAGATCCTGCGGATAGTTTGCCTGCGATAGGACAGGGAGCGGTTGGCATCGAATGTCGTGCTGACGATGTTGTCATCAACACCTATTTACAGGCCTTGCATGACGAAGAAACGACGATCCGCCTGCGCGCCGAACGCGCGATGAATGCGCGGCTAAATGGCGGCTGTCAGGTGCCTATTGCCGGTTTTGCCGAGCTCGACAATGGCCGGCTGATGATGCGGGGCTTAGTCGGCAAGCCGGACGGCTCCTTGGTGTATCGCGCCGAGGCCTCCGGCACCCCTGAACAGGCGGAACAAATAGGCCTTACGATTGCCGAGGATTTGCTGGCTCAAGGCGCCGCCAAGATTCTGCAGGAGGTCTATGCTCAACCGTGA
- a CDS encoding uroporphyrinogen-III synthase: MLNREFGLNGVRILVTRPRPQAEGLCRLIERQGGIALNFPTLEIKPLAQTDEIKAKLQALNDYHWLIFISANAVNFALKANNGKIEQFAEPRIAAVGGATAKALKDHDLSVDLLPDQGFNSEALLQTSAMRAIAGQRCLIVRGRGGREMLADTLRQRGASVDYLEVYQRTMPNRDISELLALLQHNRLNAVTITSGEALQNLLAMLGDDAPLLFSLPLVVISDRIEQMARQIGFKRILVTNSPADTAILQTLTTLPWGKQWPK, from the coding sequence ATGCTCAACCGTGAGTTCGGTTTGAACGGCGTTCGGATTTTAGTGACCCGCCCTCGGCCACAAGCGGAAGGCTTATGTCGTTTAATCGAACGGCAGGGCGGAATTGCGCTGAACTTTCCGACGCTGGAGATTAAACCGCTTGCTCAAACGGATGAAATCAAGGCTAAGTTGCAGGCTTTGAACGATTACCATTGGTTGATTTTCATCAGCGCGAATGCGGTAAATTTTGCGCTCAAGGCGAACAATGGCAAAATAGAGCAGTTTGCCGAGCCACGGATTGCCGCGGTTGGCGGGGCAACGGCAAAAGCCTTGAAGGATCATGATTTAAGCGTTGATTTGTTGCCGGATCAGGGCTTTAACAGCGAAGCCTTGCTGCAAACATCGGCGATGAGAGCAATCGCCGGGCAACGGTGTTTGATCGTGCGCGGTCGGGGCGGCCGTGAAATGCTGGCCGATACCCTGCGTCAACGGGGCGCCTCGGTTGATTATTTGGAAGTCTATCAAAGAACCATGCCGAATAGGGATATTTCGGAACTGCTGGCATTATTGCAACATAATCGGCTAAACGCCGTCACAATAACCAGTGGCGAGGCCCTGCAAAATTTGCTGGCCATGCTGGGCGATGATGCTCCTTTATTATTTTCGCTGCCTTTGGTTGTGATTAGCGACAGAATTGAACAAATGGCCAGACAAATTGGGTTCAAACGGATCCTTGTTACCAATAGCCCGGCCGATACAGCAATTTTACAGACATTGACTACGTTACCATGGGGAAAACAGTGGCCGAAGTAA
- a CDS encoding uroporphyrinogen-III C-methyltransferase, giving the protein MAEVIEEQETQPAAQAQVEVKKSRAGLWFGVIMTLCIVVLAGAGFYLLQQLREHQDALSSQDELKLIEVSKQMNAFQSQLAAMQSQLATVDADVTGKEAHFNKKLEEFSDLHIEKLESTRKQLQESILHLQRQLGKTRGDWLIADAEYLLSVANQRLHLVGDLNTTREALEAADQRLRESGDASVYKVREQIAKELAALKTVQVPDIVGIYSTLQLLKEKVDNLAVFLPYAGKDLTPSKQIHEHKIPSEEGHDFLSAIFGQLEGYVTLRHTDQPVKEILTPEEAQFIKDQLGVKLEMIKIALVQQNDTLYKTAIADAKRWLNENFSQNNDAQSFAAELERLNNIEIRAHFPDISASLKMLRDIGKLRLENDKAMQNDREQPAEQPNSAQ; this is encoded by the coding sequence GTGGCCGAAGTAATTGAAGAGCAAGAGACGCAGCCAGCGGCGCAGGCGCAAGTAGAAGTAAAGAAATCTCGCGCCGGCCTCTGGTTTGGCGTCATTATGACATTATGCATCGTGGTCCTGGCCGGAGCCGGTTTCTATTTGCTGCAACAACTGCGCGAACATCAGGATGCCTTGAGCAGCCAGGATGAACTTAAATTAATCGAAGTCAGCAAGCAAATGAACGCATTTCAGTCTCAACTGGCTGCGATGCAGTCGCAACTGGCGACGGTGGACGCCGATGTGACCGGCAAGGAAGCCCATTTTAATAAAAAGCTGGAAGAGTTTTCTGATCTGCACATTGAAAAACTCGAATCGACACGCAAGCAGTTGCAAGAGTCCATCCTCCACTTGCAAAGGCAGTTGGGTAAGACTCGGGGCGATTGGTTGATCGCCGACGCCGAGTACCTGTTAAGTGTCGCCAATCAGCGCTTACATTTGGTCGGCGACCTCAACACCACACGTGAGGCCTTGGAAGCCGCCGATCAGAGGCTGCGGGAAAGCGGCGACGCCTCGGTGTATAAAGTGCGGGAACAAATCGCCAAGGAGCTGGCCGCCTTAAAAACGGTGCAGGTGCCTGATATCGTCGGAATCTATTCGACGTTGCAATTGTTAAAGGAAAAAGTCGACAATCTGGCGGTATTTCTGCCTTATGCCGGCAAGGATCTAACGCCCTCGAAGCAAATTCATGAGCATAAGATACCGTCAGAGGAAGGGCATGATTTTTTAAGTGCGATTTTTGGTCAACTCGAAGGTTATGTGACCTTGCGCCACACCGATCAGCCTGTGAAGGAAATTCTGACGCCGGAAGAAGCTCAGTTCATCAAAGATCAGCTCGGCGTCAAACTGGAAATGATCAAAATTGCGCTGGTGCAGCAAAACGATACCTTATATAAAACCGCGATAGCAGACGCCAAACGATGGTTGAATGAAAACTTCAGCCAAAACAATGATGCTCAGAGTTTTGCCGCCGAGCTCGAAAGGCTGAATAACATTGAGATTCGGGCGCATTTTCCAGACATCAGCGCCTCATTAAAGATGCTGCGGGATATCGGCAAGTTGAGACTCGAAAACGACAAGGCGATGCAGAATGATCGTGAGCAGCCGGCAGAGCAGCCGAATAGCGCGCAATAA
- a CDS encoding heme biosynthesis HemY N-terminal domain-containing protein → MKNIIYFLGALFVAIAAAFIIHGWLTQYNDPGYVLIGFGHWALETSLVVFAVSSVIAFFVFYVFFRFLGWLLRLPSRMKEKGKTIKFNRSQEALIAGLVDSAEGNWERAEKVLIKHASNSGAPLLHYLTAAKAAQSRGAFEKRDEYLSKAAEQASDSDIAVGLTQAELHLSEKQFEQALQTLSKLHSIEPGHASVLKMLHQAYQLAGDWEGLRKLIPSLHKNKILMEAEVKLLETETYSRLLKQAAEEGDEDDIQQCWDSVPEHIRTVQGIAAIYYAAMIEAGAGAKIEGQLVNSLVKSWDETLLVLYGNIESADFAKQLQTGEQWLAVHHSDAVLLRVLGKISMKCGQMEKAEQYLAKSVATDPSVAGYQLLGDLLLEKGDKDKASDCFKRGLELASNEVVSRVESISG, encoded by the coding sequence ATGAAAAACATCATTTATTTTCTGGGGGCCCTGTTTGTTGCTATTGCCGCGGCTTTTATCATTCATGGCTGGTTGACGCAATATAATGATCCCGGTTATGTCCTGATCGGTTTCGGTCATTGGGCGCTGGAGACCTCGCTGGTGGTGTTCGCCGTTTCCTCGGTGATCGCCTTCTTTGTTTTTTATGTCTTTTTTCGTTTTCTCGGTTGGTTGTTGCGCTTGCCTTCGCGGATGAAGGAAAAAGGAAAAACGATCAAATTCAATCGTTCCCAGGAGGCTTTGATCGCCGGCTTGGTCGATTCGGCCGAAGGTAATTGGGAGCGGGCCGAGAAGGTATTGATCAAGCATGCATCCAATAGCGGTGCGCCTTTGTTGCACTATTTGACGGCGGCGAAAGCGGCCCAGTCACGCGGAGCCTTCGAAAAACGCGATGAATATCTTAGCAAAGCCGCCGAACAGGCTTCCGACAGCGATATTGCCGTCGGCTTGACTCAGGCGGAATTGCATTTATCGGAAAAGCAGTTTGAGCAGGCGCTGCAAACCCTGAGCAAATTACATTCGATAGAACCGGGGCATGCCAGCGTCTTGAAGATGCTGCACCAGGCCTATCAGCTCGCCGGTGATTGGGAGGGCTTACGAAAACTGATACCCTCGCTGCATAAAAATAAGATTCTGATGGAAGCCGAAGTCAAACTGTTGGAAACGGAGACATACAGTCGTTTGTTGAAGCAGGCTGCCGAAGAGGGCGATGAGGATGACATCCAGCAATGCTGGGACAGCGTGCCTGAGCATATCCGAACCGTTCAAGGCATCGCCGCTATTTACTATGCCGCGATGATTGAGGCCGGCGCCGGCGCCAAAATTGAGGGACAGTTGGTGAACTCCCTCGTTAAGAGTTGGGATGAAACCTTATTGGTGTTGTATGGCAACATTGAATCGGCCGATTTTGCCAAGCAATTGCAGACCGGCGAGCAATGGCTGGCGGTCCATCATTCCGATGCGGTGTTGCTCAGAGTGCTGGGCAAAATCAGCATGAAGTGCGGGCAGATGGAAAAAGCCGAACAATACCTGGCGAAAAGCGTTGCCACCGACCCTAGCGTCGCCGGCTATCAATTGCTGGGTGATTTATTGTTGGAAAAAGGCGATAAAGACAAGGCCAGTGACTGCTTCAAAAGAGGTCTGGAGCTGGCATCCAACGAAGTCGTCAGCCGGGTCGAATCGATTTCCGGTTGA
- a CDS encoding REP-associated tyrosine transposase yields the protein MPSRRVVAGLSAGTYYLTMTVQRWYYLFDRHGRWEILADSIRYCQENKGLALNGYVFMLNHLHIIATSQDMVGFIRDFKRHTSKQFRLNLEVTEPRVLQLFVDHKSKYQFWQNTNAPKKIENFHFYQQKLNYIHDNPVRKGYVRRPEYWLWSSANPTSPLNVSFFTD from the coding sequence ATGCCTTCCAGACGCGTCGTTGCCGGGCTCAGTGCAGGAACGTATTATTTAACGATGACCGTTCAGCGTTGGTATTATTTGTTCGATCGCCATGGCCGATGGGAAATTCTAGCTGATTCGATCAGGTATTGCCAAGAAAATAAAGGATTGGCGCTTAACGGCTATGTATTTATGCTGAACCATCTCCACATCATTGCGACATCACAGGATATGGTGGGCTTTATCCGGGATTTTAAACGTCATACTTCCAAGCAATTTCGCTTGAATCTTGAGGTGACGGAACCTCGTGTATTGCAGTTATTCGTCGACCACAAATCGAAATATCAATTTTGGCAAAATACCAATGCGCCAAAGAAAATTGAGAATTTCCATTTCTATCAGCAGAAACTCAATTACATTCATGATAATCCGGTCCGAAAAGGCTATGTAAGGCGGCCGGAATATTGGCTATGGTCATCCGCGAATCCAACATCGCCGTTAAATGTTAGCTTTTTTACCGATTAA
- the ubiD gene encoding 4-hydroxy-3-polyprenylbenzoate decarboxylase codes for MKYKDLRDFIKQLEKQGELKRITVEVDPVLEMTEISDRVLKQGGPALLFENPKGGNIPVLANLFGTAKRVAMGMGAESVTELRGIGELLAYLKEPEPPKGMKDAVEKLPVFKQVLNMAPKLVKNPPCQELVRVGDEIDLADYPIQTCWPEDAAPLITWPLVITQGPYKERQNLGIYRQQVIGKNKVIMRWLAHRGGALDFKEWQDAHPGEPFPVSVALGADPATILAAVTPVPDPLSEYAFAGLLRGSKTEVADCISNDLQVPASAEIVLEGFIYPGETAPEGPYGDHTGYYNEVDEFPVFTIERITQRQAPIYHSTYTGRPPDEPAILGVALNEVFVPILQKQFPEIVDFYLPPEGCSYRMAVISMKKQYAGHAKRVMLGTWSYLRQFMYTKFVIVVDDDVDARNWQDVIWAMTTRMDPARDTTILENTPIDYLDFASPVSGLGSKIGFDATNKWPGETTREWGRPIVMKQEVRDKVDQMWESLFND; via the coding sequence ATGAAATACAAGGATCTCAGAGACTTCATCAAACAACTGGAAAAACAGGGCGAGTTGAAACGCATCACCGTCGAAGTCGACCCGGTGCTGGAAATGACCGAAATCAGCGATCGGGTGCTGAAACAAGGTGGACCGGCGCTGCTGTTCGAGAACCCGAAAGGCGGCAATATTCCGGTATTGGCCAATCTGTTCGGCACCGCCAAGCGCGTGGCCATGGGCATGGGCGCCGAATCGGTGACGGAACTGCGCGGCATCGGCGAGCTGCTGGCCTATCTGAAGGAGCCGGAACCCCCGAAGGGCATGAAAGATGCCGTGGAAAAACTGCCGGTATTCAAACAAGTGTTGAACATGGCGCCGAAGCTGGTCAAGAACCCGCCCTGCCAAGAACTCGTCCGGGTCGGCGACGAAATCGACCTGGCCGACTACCCGATCCAGACTTGCTGGCCCGAGGATGCCGCGCCGTTGATCACCTGGCCGCTGGTCATCACCCAAGGTCCGTATAAGGAACGGCAGAATCTAGGCATATACCGCCAACAGGTGATCGGCAAGAACAAGGTCATCATGCGCTGGCTGGCCCACCGCGGCGGCGCGCTGGACTTCAAGGAATGGCAGGATGCGCACCCAGGCGAACCGTTCCCGGTGTCGGTGGCGTTGGGCGCGGACCCCGCGACGATTTTGGCGGCGGTAACGCCGGTCCCCGACCCATTGTCCGAATACGCCTTCGCCGGTCTGCTGCGCGGCAGCAAAACCGAAGTCGCCGACTGCATCAGCAACGACTTACAGGTGCCCGCCAGCGCCGAAATCGTGCTGGAAGGCTTCATCTATCCCGGAGAAACCGCGCCGGAAGGCCCCTACGGCGACCATACCGGCTATTACAACGAAGTGGACGAGTTCCCTGTGTTCACGATCGAACGCATCACCCAGCGCCAGGCGCCGATTTATCACAGCACCTACACCGGCCGGCCGCCCGACGAACCGGCCATTTTAGGGGTGGCGCTGAACGAAGTATTCGTGCCGATCCTACAGAAGCAATTTCCGGAAATCGTCGACTTTTATCTGCCGCCGGAAGGCTGCTCTTATCGGATGGCGGTCATCAGCATGAAGAAACAATACGCCGGTCATGCCAAGCGGGTCATGCTCGGCACTTGGTCTTATCTGCGCCAGTTCATGTATACCAAGTTTGTCATCGTCGTCGATGACGATGTCGACGCGCGCAACTGGCAGGACGTGATCTGGGCGATGACGACCCGGATGGACCCGGCCCGCGACACGACGATCCTGGAGAACACGCCGATCGATTATCTGGATTTCGCCTCGCCGGTCTCCGGCCTAGGCTCGAAGATCGGCTTCGACGCCACCAATAAATGGCCCGGCGAAACCACCCGGGAATGGGGACGACCGATCGTGATGAAGCAGGAAGTAAGAGACAAAGTCGACCAAATGTGGGAGTCGTTGTTTAACGATTGA
- the prlC gene encoding oligopeptidase A, with protein sequence MTNPLLENTELPQFSKIKPEHIEPAIDALLAEARRVTEEQLKNSTVYSWDNLVAPIEEVEDRLNKAWSPVSHMNSVVNSDALRDAYNACLPKLSEYATEMGQNKDLYNAYHDIAGSEEFKQLDNAQQKIIHNALRDFHLSGIDLPEDKQRRYKEISQELSRLSSQYGDNVLDATNAWSKLITDADELNGLPETAMKQARQSAENEGKDGWLITLQFPSYLAVMTYADNRELRREHYEAFATRASDRGPQAGQWDNSPIMEKILALRHEKAQLLGFDNYAELSLYTKMAESPDQVVGFLEDLADKSWRQARKDLAELRGFAREQHGIGHLQAWDIGYYSEKMRQHRYQLSQEEVKAYFPAPKVINGLFAVVEKLYGLQIGEIEEFDSWHPDVRFFEIKDKDQQIRGRFYLDLYARAKKRGGAWMDDCVGRKKTGAGLQIPVAYLTCNFTPPTAEHPALLTHDEVETLFHEFGHGLHHMLTQVDHLGVSGINGVEWDAVELPSQFMENWCWEKDALSLISAHYQSGEPLPDELFDKMLAAKNFQSGMMMVRQLEFSLFDFKLHMNYDPAKGGRLQQTLDQVREQVAVVKVPEFNRFAHSFSHIFAGGYAAGYYSYKWAEVLSADAFSLFEENGIFDRPTGESFLHNILEKGGSEDAMILFKNFRGREPEIDALLRHNGIAA encoded by the coding sequence ATGACAAACCCTTTATTAGAAAACACCGAACTACCACAATTTTCCAAGATCAAACCCGAACATATCGAGCCGGCGATCGACGCCTTGTTGGCCGAGGCCCGTCGGGTAACCGAAGAACAACTGAAAAACAGCACGGTTTATAGTTGGGACAATCTGGTCGCGCCGATCGAAGAGGTCGAGGACCGTCTGAATAAGGCCTGGTCGCCGGTCAGCCATATGAATTCGGTGGTCAACAGTGACGCCTTGCGCGACGCCTACAATGCTTGCCTGCCCAAGCTCAGTGAATATGCCACCGAGATGGGCCAGAACAAGGATCTGTATAATGCTTATCACGACATCGCCGGTAGTGAGGAATTCAAACAACTGGACAACGCCCAGCAAAAGATCATTCACAATGCGCTACGCGATTTTCATTTATCCGGCATCGATTTACCCGAAGATAAACAACGACGCTATAAGGAAATCAGCCAGGAACTCTCCCGTCTCTCCAGTCAATATGGCGATAATGTCTTGGATGCCACCAATGCCTGGAGCAAGCTGATCACCGATGCCGATGAGCTGAACGGCCTGCCTGAGACGGCGATGAAACAGGCGCGACAAAGCGCCGAAAACGAAGGCAAGGACGGCTGGCTGATCACGCTGCAATTCCCCTCCTATCTGGCGGTGATGACCTATGCCGACAACAGGGAGCTGCGCCGGGAACATTACGAGGCCTTCGCCACCCGAGCCTCAGATCGCGGCCCCCAAGCCGGACAATGGGATAATAGCCCAATCATGGAGAAAATCCTGGCGCTACGCCACGAAAAGGCGCAATTGCTAGGTTTCGACAATTACGCCGAATTGTCTTTGTATACCAAGATGGCGGAAAGTCCGGATCAAGTGGTCGGCTTTCTCGAGGACCTGGCCGACAAATCCTGGCGTCAGGCCCGCAAGGATCTGGCCGAATTGCGCGGATTCGCCCGTGAACAACACGGTATCGGCCATCTGCAAGCCTGGGACATCGGGTATTACTCGGAAAAGATGCGCCAGCACCGCTACCAGCTGTCGCAGGAAGAAGTGAAAGCCTACTTCCCGGCGCCGAAAGTCATCAATGGACTGTTCGCCGTCGTCGAGAAATTATATGGCCTGCAGATCGGCGAAATCGAAGAGTTCGACAGCTGGCATCCCGATGTCCGTTTCTTCGAAATCAAGGACAAAGATCAACAAATCCGCGGTCGCTTCTACCTGGACCTGTACGCGCGAGCGAAAAAACGCGGCGGCGCCTGGATGGACGACTGCGTCGGGCGCAAGAAAACCGGCGCCGGCTTACAGATTCCGGTGGCCTACCTGACCTGCAACTTCACGCCGCCGACCGCCGAGCACCCGGCATTGTTGACGCACGACGAAGTCGAAACGCTGTTCCATGAATTCGGCCACGGCCTGCATCACATGCTGACTCAGGTCGACCACCTCGGCGTATCCGGCATCAACGGCGTGGAATGGGATGCAGTCGAATTGCCCAGCCAATTCATGGAAAACTGGTGCTGGGAAAAAGATGCGCTGAGCCTGATTTCCGCCCATTACCAAAGCGGCGAACCGCTGCCCGATGAATTGTTCGACAAGATGCTGGCGGCGAAAAACTTTCAGTCCGGCATGATGATGGTCAGGCAACTGGAGTTCAGCCTGTTCGATTTCAAGCTGCATATGAATTATGACCCCGCTAAAGGCGGCCGCCTCCAACAGACTCTGGACCAAGTCCGGGAACAGGTCGCCGTCGTCAAAGTCCCCGAATTCAACCGTTTCGCCCACAGCTTCTCGCATATCTTCGCCGGCGGCTATGCGGCCGGTTATTACAGCTATAAATGGGCCGAGGTATTGTCGGCGGATGCCTTTTCGCTATTCGAGGAAAACGGTATTTTCGACCGTCCCACCGGCGAATCCTTCCTGCATAACATCCTCGAAAAAGGCGGCAGCGAAGACGCGATGATCCTGTTTAAAAATTTCCGCGGTCGCGAGCCGGAAATCGACGCGCTGCTCAGACATAACGGCATCGCGGCATGA